In the Haloterrigena turkmenica DSM 5511 genome, GCCGACGACGACGCCGATGCTCGTCAGGGTACCGTCGAACCCGTTCGAGATGAAGTATCGCCGCGAGATCGATCTGACCTCCTCGTCCTCGAGGAGACCGCGAAGGGCATCGAGGCGGTCGCGAAGCCGAGTCACATCGCTCACCGCCTCACCGATCCTGCGGCGTGTCGATCTGTTCGACGAGGTGCTCGCCGCAGACGACCTGATCGATCGAGTGAATCGTCCCGCCGAGGTCGGTGATCGCCTGCTCGAGCGCGTCCGCATCGATGCCGTCCCCTTCGATCGTGAGCTTGAGGTTCTGAACCTCGCGATCGGTCTCGACCAGAACCACGTTGACGCCGTCGGCGCCCGGGCAGTCGGCGGTAACGTCGGCGAACTCGAGGATGTTCGGCTCCTGTGGTTTCATGACGTCGAGGACGAGCCGTCGTATCGGTGGCGACATACCCTGATGCTCGCGGGCGATGCCCTTAGTGGCGGGGGACGATCTGCAACCGCGTTTACGGTACTCGTGCCTACGACGAATGGCAGTTTATAGAGAACGGGGACGCGTCGGATCTCGCTGCTGTCCGCGTTCCCCGTGTTGACCGACCGCTTACGGCTCGAGTCGCCCGACGAGCACAGCGACGGCGAGATACGCGGGGAGACAGACGACGACCTCCGCGGCGATGAGTCCCCAGTCTCCCGCATCGAGGGGCACCGTTCCGAAGTACCGGTTGAGCGGCATGTAGAGCACCGCGAGCTGGAGGGCGATCGACGTCGCGACGGCGGCAGCGCTCGCACCCGCCGGGCGTGACGCCGCGCGCGTCAGCGACGTGGGCGACGGGGTCGTCACGGCCGCGGTCCGAGAACGAGGGCGACGACCGCCCGGAGGCGTCACGACGACGTCGACGAAGCGGCGACACGGGTTCCACGGGTCCGACGGCTATTCCGTCGATCGGTTCTGTCCGGACCTCGACAACAGCGAGTCGAACACCTTTCGCTGCGCCTTCCGAAGGTGCTGATTGAACGTCGGCGGTGCGATTTCCAGCGATTCGGCGACCTCCTCGCCGGACGCGTCGCGCGGCCACTCGTAGTAGCCCGCGTGGTATGCCGCCTCGAGGGCCGATCGCTGGCGATCGGTGAGGACCGCCGTCAGCGCGTGGCGAGCGCGGTCGGTCGTGTCCTGCCGTCGTTCGAGCTGACGGTGTTTCAGTAGTTCCGCCGTGGGGTAGGCGTCCTGCACGACGTTGACAACCTGTCGGACTTTCGCACCCGACGCCACGTGGATCGTCATGCGATAATCGCCGCCTTCGATGACGGCGCTCTCGACCGACCCGCCGAGCGAAGCGACCGTCGACAGCACCGGCGGCTCGGAGAGTCGGAGTTCGAACCGCGTCGCTGCGTCGCCGCCTCGATACGTGACGGCTTTCCAGTGGGGAAGCGTTTCGACGATCGCCTCCAGGCCGTCGATCGCGTCCGGAGTCGCGCTCCCGTAAACGAGGAACTCGTCGTCCTCGATCGGGACCGTGTGGTCGAGCGTGATCCGTCCGGCCGACGGAACGTCGAGGTCGAGTTCGTCCAACAGATCTCTAATTCGGAAGTCGAGTTCGACGACGTCGTCGCTCATCAGGGCACGCTTGCGCTCTGTCGAAGCGATGGCGTGACCGATCACATCCCCCAGTTGGCCGAGCACGGCGCGCTCTCGACCATCGAACGCGTTCGGCCGATCGGCGTAGACGCTCAACACGCCGTAGATGGTCTCTTCGTGGACGATCGGGATCGCGGCCGACGACCGGATCTCGTACTCCTCGAGGTGGCCCCGCCAGGGTTCGTATCTGGAGTCGTCACGGATATCCTGCGTGGTCTGGATCTCGCGTTTCCGAACGGCCCTGCCCGTCGCTCCGCCGCTTCGCTCGTCGTCCGGATCGACGGAGATGGCGATCCCCTCGAGGTACTCCGCCACGCCGCCGGCCTCGGTTCGAACGTTCACCGTCTGAT is a window encoding:
- a CDS encoding DUF211 domain-containing protein — encoded protein: MSPPIRRLVLDVMKPQEPNILEFADVTADCPGADGVNVVLVETDREVQNLKLTIEGDGIDADALEQAITDLGGTIHSIDQVVCGEHLVEQIDTPQDR
- a CDS encoding cation transporting ATPase C-terminal domain-containing protein codes for the protein MTTPSPTSLTRAASRPAGASAAAVATSIALQLAVLYMPLNRYFGTVPLDAGDWGLIAAEVVVCLPAYLAVAVLVGRLEP